In Sphingobacterium sp. PCS056, the following proteins share a genomic window:
- a CDS encoding universal stress protein — MDTNVVKITRILVAVDDEPCSHKAIAYAKEMVKKFETSVALVTVTSPTSPASYGADPLLGQQPIIIPEVSEIEQQNAQKYLEELGQEFVGASEVFLFNRIGSVKEEILATSHEWSADLIVMGSNGRTGFDHFISGSVSEAVIRKATCPVLVVPGKCE, encoded by the coding sequence ATGGATACCAATGTCGTAAAAATAACTAGAATATTAGTCGCTGTGGACGATGAACCCTGTTCACATAAGGCCATTGCATATGCTAAAGAGATGGTAAAGAAATTTGAAACTTCAGTTGCATTAGTGACCGTCACCTCTCCCACTTCACCAGCAAGCTATGGAGCTGATCCGCTATTAGGACAACAGCCTATTATTATACCTGAGGTATCAGAAATAGAACAGCAAAATGCACAAAAATACCTCGAAGAACTAGGACAAGAATTTGTAGGTGCCAGTGAGGTTTTCCTATTCAATAGAATTGGATCTGTAAAAGAAGAAATACTGGCCACTTCCCATGAATGGTCAGCAGATCTGATCGTCATGGGATCTAATGGCCGGACTGGTTTTGACCATTTTATATCTGGTTCCGTTTCAGAGGCAGTCATTAGAAAAGCAACATGTCCGGTATTAGTCGTTCCTGGCAAATGCGAATAA
- a CDS encoding ABC transporter substrate-binding protein: MISVQNHQRRLSGNKIVLAVALALSLSSCTTKKIGVLRSPSSKGEQSTSSNNGAITAAKQAEEAKKLEATKASESLKRQKSIALLLPFQLNRISGMRPTAEDVKRSALALDFYQGFQLGLEELGEQGNKFNLQVVDSEDDNYRNSSLATSNVVKNASLIVGPVYPKEIKAFSQSFKNKSILQISPLAATLASEFGIPNLVSLTPSIRAHSEIMAKYVSKEYAYGDMVLVYNVQDADSKQFLDNFVSEALGYNKSLQIKVVTSIAELNDNLVIAGTNHIVCGTTNRNQIRALLANMDVHSSESGYAFKLYGHPNWAKLSFEDYANIDRYELTVTTSTLVDEGAEKTRKFDLKYKTKFKVAPSDFSYKGYDAAIYFGGLIAKYGDDYVQHVVKETYSGINNDFSFDYFPEWGYVNRGIRFMVYRNNNFDRK; this comes from the coding sequence ATGATATCAGTTCAAAACCACCAGCGACGATTGAGTGGGAATAAAATAGTTCTTGCAGTAGCATTGGCATTAAGTCTTTCAAGCTGTACGACAAAAAAAATAGGCGTACTTCGCTCACCTTCTAGTAAAGGTGAGCAGAGTACTTCATCTAATAATGGTGCAATAACTGCTGCAAAACAGGCAGAAGAAGCCAAAAAACTCGAAGCTACTAAAGCGAGTGAAAGCCTTAAAAGACAAAAATCTATTGCTCTTCTTTTACCTTTTCAACTGAACCGTATCTCTGGTATGCGTCCTACCGCAGAGGATGTCAAAAGATCAGCATTAGCATTGGATTTTTACCAGGGTTTTCAACTTGGCTTAGAGGAGTTAGGTGAGCAGGGAAATAAATTTAATTTGCAGGTGGTTGATTCTGAAGATGATAACTATAGAAACTCATCGTTAGCAACATCGAATGTTGTTAAAAATGCAAGTTTAATTGTTGGACCTGTTTATCCAAAAGAGATTAAAGCTTTTTCACAATCTTTTAAAAATAAAAGCATCTTACAAATATCTCCTTTAGCTGCAACTTTAGCTTCTGAATTTGGTATCCCAAATTTAGTGTCGTTGACACCTTCTATTCGTGCGCATTCTGAAATCATGGCCAAGTATGTTTCAAAGGAATATGCTTATGGTGATATGGTATTGGTATATAATGTGCAAGATGCGGATAGTAAGCAGTTCTTGGATAATTTTGTTTCAGAGGCTCTTGGTTATAATAAAAGCCTACAGATAAAAGTTGTTACTTCTATAGCAGAGTTAAATGATAACTTAGTGATAGCTGGAACGAATCATATCGTATGTGGTACGACAAATAGAAACCAAATTAGAGCATTACTAGCCAATATGGATGTACATAGTAGTGAATCGGGCTATGCTTTTAAATTGTACGGTCATCCAAATTGGGCTAAACTTTCTTTTGAAGACTATGCTAATATAGATCGTTATGAATTAACCGTGACGACCTCGACATTGGTTGATGAGGGGGCGGAAAAGACCCGGAAATTTGATCTTAAATATAAGACTAAATTTAAAGTGGCACCATCTGATTTTTCGTATAAAGGATATGATGCGGCTATTTATTTTGGTGGCCTGATTGCTAAATACGGTGACGATTATGTTCAACATGTGGTCAAAGAGACTTATTCTGGAATTAATAATGATTTTAGTTTTGATTATTTTCCGGAATGGGGGTATGTGAATAGAGGAATACGATTTATGGTATATCGTAATAATAATTTTGATAGGAAGTAA
- a CDS encoding cell division ATP-binding protein FtsE: MSGNTVITLKNVDIYQQKHLVLSNVNLNINKGEFLYLIGQSGSGKSSLLKIIYGDLYIGNGEGLIAGFDLKKLHENDVPYLRRKLGIVFQDFHLLSDRSVEKNLEFALRATGWKDKTQIEHRMLDVLEKVGLRSKLKKMPHELSGGEQQRIVIARALLNNPEIILADEPTGNLDPATSEEIVLLLRDIASSGTAILMATHDYQIIRNMPARIIKTADGVLVDQVEI, translated from the coding sequence ATGTCTGGAAATACAGTAATCACATTAAAAAACGTCGATATCTATCAACAAAAACATTTGGTATTATCAAATGTAAATTTGAATATTAATAAAGGCGAATTCCTTTACCTCATTGGTCAATCAGGGAGTGGGAAAAGTAGCTTACTTAAAATTATTTATGGCGATCTATATATTGGAAATGGTGAAGGATTAATTGCAGGATTTGATCTTAAAAAACTGCATGAAAATGATGTCCCTTATCTAAGACGTAAATTAGGAATCGTTTTTCAAGACTTTCATTTGTTATCAGATCGTTCGGTAGAGAAAAATTTAGAATTCGCCCTGAGAGCAACAGGTTGGAAAGATAAAACACAAATTGAGCACCGTATGCTTGATGTGTTAGAAAAAGTAGGTCTTCGCTCAAAATTAAAGAAAATGCCGCATGAGCTTTCAGGAGGTGAGCAGCAACGTATCGTTATCGCCCGTGCATTACTCAACAATCCAGAAATTATTTTGGCCGATGAACCAACAGGTAATCTAGACCCAGCCACTTCAGAAGAAATTGTTTTGCTTTTACGTGATATTGCTTCATCAGGAACGGCTATTTTAATGGCAACTCACGATTACCAAATCATTCGTAATATGCCAGCCCGTATCATAAAAACAGCCGATGGAGTACTGGTAGATCAAGTAGAAATATAG
- a CDS encoding outer membrane beta-barrel protein: MKKLLLTLTAVAGLTFASQAQEFGFKKTDFIVEGNLSANTTNNKETEKKTSTFNFNPSVGYFVSDKVAVGLDFNIGNSKNTDYSATADTYVKNNNFGIGAYGRYYFLDLSPRFKTYAQLSAGYNQFGGEINNGTTTTDIAKTKGFGAGAGLGVNYFVTENIAINFGLTNLLSFNSKKVDVDGAKSSNEFNANINSFNNFFDTAKFGLTFKF; this comes from the coding sequence ATGAAAAAATTATTACTTACACTAACAGCAGTTGCTGGTTTAACTTTTGCATCTCAAGCTCAAGAATTTGGTTTCAAAAAAACTGATTTTATTGTAGAAGGTAATTTATCAGCAAATACAACGAATAACAAAGAAACAGAGAAAAAAACAAGTACATTCAATTTCAATCCATCTGTTGGTTATTTTGTATCAGATAAAGTTGCAGTTGGTTTAGATTTCAATATTGGTAATTCAAAAAACACAGATTATTCAGCAACTGCGGATACTTATGTTAAAAATAACAATTTTGGAATTGGAGCTTATGGTCGTTACTACTTCTTAGATTTAAGCCCACGTTTCAAAACGTATGCACAATTGTCAGCTGGTTACAACCAATTCGGTGGTGAAATCAACAATGGTACAACGACAACAGATATCGCTAAAACAAAAGGATTTGGTGCTGGAGCTGGATTAGGTGTTAACTACTTTGTAACAGAAAACATCGCAATCAACTTTGGTTTAACAAACTTATTGTCATTCAACAGCAAAAAAGTTGATGTTGACGGCGCAAAATCTTCAAATGAATTCAATGCAAACATCAACAGTTTCAACAACTTCTTTGATACTGCTAAATTTGGTTTGACTTTCAAATTCTAA
- a CDS encoding nucleotide exchange factor GrpE, which translates to MSEQENNNETIQDPIEDNTTENQEETIELSVEEKLNAELAESKDKYIRLSAEFDNYRKRTSKERVELIQSAGKDVITKLLSTVDDFDRALKAMETATDVESIKTGIDIVNNKFRQTLEQQGLKEMDVLGKEFDADLQEAITAIPAPTPDLKNKVIDVIEKGYYLNDKVIRHAKVIIGQ; encoded by the coding sequence ATGAGCGAACAAGAGAATAATAACGAGACGATTCAAGATCCTATTGAGGATAATACGACAGAAAATCAAGAAGAAACAATTGAACTTTCTGTTGAGGAGAAATTAAATGCTGAATTAGCAGAATCAAAAGATAAATATATTCGTTTATCAGCTGAATTTGACAACTACAGAAAACGTACAAGTAAAGAACGGGTTGAATTGATTCAATCTGCTGGAAAGGATGTCATCACAAAATTATTATCAACAGTAGATGACTTTGACAGAGCCTTAAAAGCAATGGAGACAGCTACAGACGTTGAATCAATAAAAACAGGTATAGATATCGTCAATAATAAATTCAGACAAACTTTGGAGCAACAGGGCTTAAAAGAAATGGATGTATTAGGTAAAGAATTCGATGCAGACCTACAAGAAGCAATTACAGCAATTCCAGCTCCTACCCCAGATTTAAAAAATAAAGTTATTGATGTTATTGAAAAAGGTTACTATTTAAATGATAAAGTAATCCGTCATGCAAAGGTAATTATAGGTCAATAA
- a CDS encoding 4Fe-4S dicluster domain-containing protein, with protein sequence MAIKITDECINCGACEPECPNNAIYDAGVSWKFSDGTALDGVIDFGDGVTLDANDSQAAVSDEVYYIVSDKCTECVGFHDEPQCAAVCPVDCCVDDEEVRESQEELLAKKAWLHAE encoded by the coding sequence ATGGCGATTAAAATTACAGACGAGTGTATTAACTGTGGTGCTTGCGAACCGGAGTGCCCGAATAATGCAATATATGACGCTGGAGTGAGTTGGAAATTCTCAGATGGAACGGCATTAGATGGAGTTATAGATTTTGGAGATGGAGTTACGTTAGATGCTAACGATTCTCAAGCTGCAGTGTCAGATGAAGTATATTACATTGTTTCAGACAAATGTACAGAGTGTGTTGGTTTTCATGATGAACCACAATGTGCAGCAGTTTGTCCGGTTGACTGTTGTGTCGACGATGAAGAAGTTCGAGAATCACAAGAGGAGTTATTAGCGAAGAAAGCTTGGCTACATGCTGAATAA
- the dnaJ gene encoding molecular chaperone DnaJ, with amino-acid sequence MSKRDYYDILGVARGADEKEIKSAYRKLAVKYHPDKNPGDHEAEEKFKEAAEAYDVLSNPQKKQRYDQFGHAGNSASGGGYGGGMNMDDIFSQFGDIFGGGGHPFESFFGGGGGSARGGRRVARGTNLRIKVKLTLEEIAKGVEKKVKVNKQVNCHTCDGSGAKDKSSFHTCNTCGGSGSVRRVTNTILGQMQTTSTCPTCNGEGVEITAKCTTCRGEGLERGEETIAINIPAGVSEGMQLSMSGKGNAAPRGGIAGDLIILVEEIPHEALKRDGLNVIYDLYINFVDATLGTSVEVPTIDGKAKIKIDPGTQAGKILRLKGKGIPEVNSYHKGDQLIYVNIWTPKAVSSDEKEILEKLKESPNFKPQPGKSEKSFFERIKEYFD; translated from the coding sequence ATGTCAAAAAGAGATTATTACGATATATTAGGTGTAGCTCGTGGTGCAGATGAAAAAGAAATTAAATCTGCCTATCGTAAACTAGCCGTGAAATATCACCCGGATAAAAACCCTGGTGATCATGAAGCTGAAGAAAAATTTAAAGAGGCTGCTGAAGCATATGATGTCTTAAGCAATCCTCAGAAAAAACAACGCTATGACCAATTTGGTCATGCTGGTAACTCTGCTTCAGGTGGCGGTTATGGTGGTGGCATGAATATGGACGACATATTTAGCCAATTTGGAGATATATTTGGTGGAGGTGGTCATCCTTTCGAAAGTTTCTTCGGTGGCGGTGGCGGAAGCGCTAGAGGTGGTCGCCGTGTGGCAAGAGGTACAAATCTTCGCATCAAAGTAAAGTTAACACTGGAAGAAATTGCCAAAGGCGTAGAAAAAAAAGTAAAAGTAAATAAACAGGTAAACTGTCATACTTGCGACGGCAGTGGGGCAAAAGACAAATCATCTTTTCATACTTGTAATACTTGTGGCGGTTCAGGATCAGTGAGACGTGTCACCAATACCATTTTAGGTCAAATGCAGACAACTAGCACTTGTCCTACTTGTAACGGAGAAGGTGTAGAGATTACTGCTAAATGTACAACATGTAGAGGCGAAGGATTAGAAAGAGGTGAAGAAACTATCGCCATAAACATTCCTGCTGGTGTAAGTGAAGGAATGCAATTGTCGATGAGTGGTAAAGGTAATGCCGCACCTCGTGGTGGAATTGCAGGAGATCTAATCATTCTAGTTGAAGAAATTCCACATGAAGCATTGAAAAGAGATGGTTTGAATGTTATATATGATCTTTACATCAATTTTGTAGATGCTACATTAGGAACAAGTGTTGAAGTACCCACTATCGATGGCAAAGCAAAAATTAAAATTGATCCAGGAACACAAGCAGGCAAAATCCTAAGACTTAAAGGAAAAGGTATTCCTGAAGTCAATTCTTATCATAAAGGTGATCAACTTATTTATGTAAATATTTGGACTCCAAAAGCAGTTTCTTCGGATGAGAAAGAAATCTTAGAAAAATTGAAAGAATCTCCAAATTTCAAGCCTCAACCGGGCAAATCTGAAAAATCTTTCTTTGAGCGGATCAAAGAATATTTCGATTAA
- a CDS encoding acyl-CoA reductase — MTKKQRLEGFAKLANLFHTDNTELQELITAAQHKNAWYTAEHVTKAFDSWKANLEIQKLENWMAPYPDIESDQIVGLVLAGNIPLVGFHDILCVLAAGFKAKIKVSSDDAHLTTYVIQKLIELEPRFKDKVELVERLTNFDLVIATGSDNSSRYFEHYFGKKPNIIRKNRNSVAVLTGNESPDQLKALGHDIFDYFGLGCRSVSKVFVPKDYDISHFYEGIASFEKVNTHFKYNNNYDYNKSIYLINADKHYDNGFLLLKKDDKIASPLAVIYFDEYENVNDLTQYLDIIADRLQCVTSEMPLAIKTPSFKFGASQNPALDDYADGVNTLDFLFANQ; from the coding sequence TTGACAAAGAAACAACGATTAGAAGGTTTTGCAAAACTTGCAAACTTATTCCATACAGATAATACAGAACTACAAGAATTAATAACTGCTGCTCAGCATAAAAATGCCTGGTACACTGCAGAACATGTTACTAAGGCCTTTGATTCTTGGAAAGCTAATTTAGAAATTCAAAAACTTGAAAACTGGATGGCACCCTATCCTGATATTGAAAGTGATCAAATTGTAGGCCTTGTGCTAGCTGGAAATATACCATTAGTGGGTTTCCATGATATTTTGTGTGTATTAGCAGCAGGATTTAAAGCCAAAATAAAAGTTTCATCAGACGATGCACATTTGACCACCTATGTGATACAAAAATTGATTGAATTAGAGCCACGCTTCAAAGATAAAGTAGAATTAGTAGAGCGATTAACAAATTTTGATTTAGTCATTGCCACAGGTTCAGATAATTCTTCACGCTATTTCGAACATTATTTTGGAAAAAAACCAAATATTATAAGAAAAAACAGAAACAGTGTCGCTGTACTTACGGGCAACGAGTCTCCAGATCAACTAAAAGCACTCGGTCATGATATATTTGATTATTTTGGTCTAGGCTGCCGTTCCGTTTCTAAAGTATTTGTTCCTAAAGACTATGACATCAGTCACTTTTACGAAGGAATAGCATCATTTGAAAAAGTAAACACACATTTCAAATACAATAACAATTACGATTATAATAAATCCATTTACCTGATCAATGCAGACAAACATTATGATAATGGATTTTTATTATTAAAAAAAGATGATAAAATAGCATCACCACTAGCAGTCATTTATTTCGATGAGTATGAAAATGTTAATGATTTAACCCAATACTTAGATATTATAGCAGATCGATTACAATGTGTGACATCAGAGATGCCGTTAGCAATAAAAACACCTTCTTTTAAATTTGGAGCAAGTCAAAACCCGGCGTTGGATGATTATGCCGATGGAGTCAATACGCTCGATTTTTTATTTGCAAACCAATAA
- the guaA gene encoding glutamine-hydrolyzing GMP synthase, with protein MPEKIIILDFGSQYTQLIARRVRELNVYCEIHPFNNLPEFDETVKGVILSGSPYSVRQEDAPQIDFNSIQERFPLLGVCYGAQYIAQKSGGEVLPSEIREYGRANLQFVNAENELLAGVPVQSQVWMSHGDTIKEVPSNFEIIASTDKVRVAAYHVLGTRTYGIQFHPEVTHSTDGVVLLKNFVVGICGCAQEWTPDAFAETSVASLKAELGEDHVILALSGGVDSTVAAVLLHQAIGKNLHCIFVDHGLLRKGEFEQVLDSYKNMGLNIKGINAKELFFGRLAGISDPEQKRKIIGNSFIDVFDEAAKEIQKELPAGVEAKWLGQGTIYPDIIESVSVKGPSATIKSHHNVGGLPDFMKLKVVEPLKTLFKDEVRRVGKTLGVDPAILGRHPFPGPGLAIRILGDITEDRVRIVQEADDIFIRNLKEAGWYDKVWQAGTIFLPVRSVGVMGDERTYEHVVSLRAVGSLDGMTADWIHLPYDLLAKISNEIINHVKGINRVVYDISSKPPATIEWE; from the coding sequence ATGCCAGAAAAAATTATAATTCTTGACTTTGGTTCGCAATACACGCAATTAATCGCGCGTCGTGTAAGAGAACTTAACGTATATTGTGAAATTCATCCTTTCAACAACTTGCCTGAATTTGATGAGACTGTAAAAGGAGTAATCCTTTCGGGAAGTCCATATTCAGTAAGACAAGAGGATGCTCCTCAAATTGATTTTAATTCAATTCAAGAGCGTTTTCCTTTGCTAGGTGTATGTTATGGTGCACAATATATCGCTCAAAAATCAGGAGGTGAGGTCTTACCTTCAGAGATCCGTGAATACGGGCGTGCAAATTTGCAATTTGTGAATGCTGAGAATGAATTATTAGCAGGTGTACCCGTTCAGTCTCAAGTATGGATGTCACATGGTGATACGATCAAAGAGGTTCCTTCAAATTTTGAAATTATAGCTAGTACGGATAAAGTTCGTGTTGCTGCTTATCATGTTTTAGGAACACGAACTTATGGTATTCAATTTCACCCTGAAGTAACGCATAGCACTGATGGCGTAGTTTTATTAAAAAACTTTGTTGTCGGAATCTGTGGATGTGCTCAAGAGTGGACTCCAGATGCTTTTGCTGAAACTAGTGTTGCTTCTTTGAAAGCTGAATTAGGTGAAGACCATGTAATATTGGCACTGTCAGGTGGGGTTGATTCTACGGTAGCTGCTGTATTGTTACATCAAGCAATTGGAAAAAACCTACACTGTATATTTGTGGATCATGGTTTGTTACGTAAAGGTGAGTTTGAGCAGGTACTGGATTCATACAAAAATATGGGTCTTAATATTAAAGGTATCAACGCGAAAGAATTATTCTTTGGTCGCTTAGCTGGTATTTCTGATCCGGAACAAAAACGTAAAATCATTGGTAATTCTTTTATCGATGTATTTGATGAGGCTGCAAAAGAAATTCAAAAAGAATTACCTGCGGGTGTTGAGGCTAAATGGTTGGGCCAAGGTACTATATATCCAGATATTATTGAATCGGTATCGGTAAAAGGTCCTTCTGCAACTATTAAATCACATCATAATGTGGGTGGTTTGCCTGATTTCATGAAGCTGAAAGTGGTAGAGCCTTTAAAAACCTTATTTAAGGATGAGGTCAGACGTGTTGGTAAAACATTAGGTGTTGATCCTGCAATTCTGGGAAGACATCCATTTCCGGGTCCAGGATTAGCGATACGTATATTAGGTGATATCACAGAAGATCGCGTTCGTATTGTTCAGGAAGCAGATGATATTTTTATCCGTAACTTGAAAGAAGCGGGATGGTATGATAAGGTTTGGCAAGCTGGCACGATTTTTCTTCCTGTTCGTTCTGTAGGTGTTATGGGTGATGAACGTACTTATGAGCATGTGGTTAGTTTACGTGCTGTAGGTTCATTGGATGGCATGACTGCAGATTGGATTCACTTACCTTATGACTTGTTGGCTAAAATTTCAAATGAAATTATCAACCACGTTAAAGGAATTAATAGAGTTGTATATGATATCAGTTCAAAACCACCAGCGACGATTGAGTGGGAATAA
- a CDS encoding RsmB/NOP family class I SAM-dependent RNA methyltransferase: MSDFSEKRVQQQIRNFERALDGYEGNEPFARYLTSFFKINKQMGSKDRKWTSRLCYNYFRLGKGAKQLSQHKRLIIAEYLCETESPFVALFEPDWNIALSLNDKLTFLKELQLLQVADVFPFKDELSNAIDQDDFIQNQFIQPDLFIRVKRGKEKFVKAVFESEGISYQFISDQIIALSNGTSLQRFKDLDGVIEVQDLSSQRTLNFMDASPKENWWDACAASGGKALLFLDAHPKTNLLVSDIRMSILRNLDERFERAGIRDYRKKIVDLTKDTTPILGAELFDGIILDAPCTGSGTWGRSPENITYFNARKINEFASLQKEIARNVSQHLKVGKPLIYITCSVFGKENEEVIAYIQKELGYALESYQVLKGYYEKADSMFVARLIKM, from the coding sequence ATGAGTGATTTTAGTGAAAAGAGAGTTCAGCAGCAAATTCGTAATTTTGAAAGAGCACTGGATGGTTATGAGGGGAATGAACCGTTTGCACGTTATCTTACTTCATTTTTCAAAATTAATAAACAAATGGGATCAAAGGACCGTAAGTGGACTTCCCGATTGTGTTACAACTATTTTCGATTAGGGAAAGGTGCGAAGCAGCTTTCTCAGCACAAGAGACTGATAATAGCAGAATATCTTTGTGAGACGGAAAGTCCATTTGTTGCTTTATTTGAACCGGATTGGAATATAGCGCTATCTCTAAATGATAAATTGACATTTTTAAAAGAGCTTCAATTATTACAAGTTGCTGATGTTTTTCCTTTTAAAGATGAGCTATCTAATGCCATAGATCAAGATGATTTTATTCAGAATCAATTTATCCAACCTGATTTATTTATTCGGGTGAAACGTGGTAAAGAAAAGTTTGTAAAAGCTGTTTTTGAATCAGAGGGGATAAGTTATCAATTTATTTCTGACCAGATTATTGCATTGTCAAATGGTACATCATTGCAGCGCTTTAAAGATCTCGATGGTGTAATTGAAGTACAAGATTTATCATCACAGCGTACTCTGAACTTTATGGATGCTTCTCCAAAAGAAAACTGGTGGGATGCTTGTGCTGCCTCGGGTGGTAAGGCTCTGTTGTTTCTTGATGCGCATCCAAAGACTAACTTACTTGTTTCAGATATTCGTATGAGTATCTTGCGGAACTTGGATGAGCGTTTTGAACGTGCGGGAATACGAGATTATCGAAAGAAAATAGTGGATCTAACAAAAGATACTACTCCGATTTTGGGTGCAGAGCTTTTTGATGGAATTATTTTGGACGCTCCTTGTACGGGTTCTGGTACCTGGGGACGTAGTCCTGAGAATATCACTTATTTTAATGCAAGGAAAATTAATGAATTTGCATCATTACAAAAGGAAATTGCAAGGAATGTATCTCAGCACCTTAAAGTAGGCAAACCACTTATATATATCACCTGCTCTGTTTTTGGAAAGGAGAATGAAGAGGTTATTGCATACATTCAAAAAGAATTAGGATACGCGCTTGAATCATATCAAGTCTTAAAGGGCTATTATGAAAAGGCGGATAGTATGTTTGTTGCTCGGTTAATCAAGATGTAA
- a CDS encoding C40 family peptidase encodes MEFGICNLTIVPLRAEAAHRSEMVSQLLFGETFEIITKSKDWTKISTTADGYNGWIQNGQFLTVDDQGYQQYQSLAIMRVGFEGGFLTHRDYAIQLLHGTHVRASFAYFDAENIQDFVGQELRYGAVDFQDQVALLAKRYWDVPYLWGGRSKFGIDCSGFSQLIYQSFGVSLPRDAYQQVELGETVDFLSEIKVGDLAFFDNEEGRINHVGIMLDSETIIHASARVRIDRMDQEGIFNQELNRYTHRLRIVKRYI; translated from the coding sequence ATGGAATTTGGAATATGTAATTTGACAATCGTTCCTCTTCGTGCAGAAGCTGCACATCGAAGCGAAATGGTTTCACAACTATTATTTGGTGAGACTTTTGAAATCATAACAAAATCAAAAGATTGGACCAAAATCAGTACTACAGCTGATGGTTATAACGGTTGGATACAAAATGGTCAGTTTTTGACGGTAGATGATCAAGGTTATCAGCAGTATCAATCTTTAGCAATCATGCGTGTCGGATTTGAGGGAGGCTTTCTTACTCATCGTGATTATGCTATTCAGCTTTTACATGGAACTCATGTGAGAGCATCTTTTGCTTATTTTGATGCGGAAAATATACAAGATTTTGTTGGTCAGGAATTGCGATATGGCGCAGTAGATTTTCAGGATCAGGTCGCACTGCTAGCGAAGCGCTATTGGGATGTGCCTTACCTGTGGGGCGGCCGTTCTAAATTTGGGATCGATTGTTCTGGTTTTTCACAGTTGATCTATCAGTCATTTGGAGTGTCTTTGCCTCGTGATGCATATCAGCAGGTTGAATTGGGGGAAACGGTTGACTTTTTGTCTGAGATTAAGGTTGGTGATTTGGCATTTTTTGATAATGAGGAAGGTCGGATCAATCATGTCGGTATCATGCTGGATTCTGAAACGATCATTCATGCCTCTGCCCGTGTACGTATTGACAGGATGGATCAGGAAGGTATATTTAATCAGGAATTAAATAGATATACCCATAGACTACGAATTGTCAAACGTTATATATAA